Part of the Oncorhynchus nerka isolate Pitt River linkage group LG14, Oner_Uvic_2.0, whole genome shotgun sequence genome is shown below.
ccaaaggtgcttcaacaaagtactgagtgaagggtctgaatacttatggaaatgtgatcTGTTTTTTATGGGGTGATATGTTTTTTTTgtggagtattttgtgtagattgagaaCAAATAATTTAAtcaagtttagaataaaagctgtagggtaacaaaatgtgggaaaagtcaatgggtctgaatactttgaatgcactgtatggcTTTGGGGATGGGGTGGAAAGAGTGGTAGTGTGTATTCACagtgtgacctctgacctctttcAGGGATAATCTGTTGAACGCACATGGTGGGCGGCGCCCGGGGAAACCCCTGGCAGGGCTCAGAATACTGGACGTAGGCTGTGGAGGGGGGTTGCTCACTGAGgtaaaatgtgtattttttttgtgtgtatgaaTGCGATAGATCTGCAGTCTGATGCTGCTGTGGACAACTGACTCTTATCCCCATACACCTGCTTGGAAATTCCATTTTTTTAAAAAATTGCAAGCTATCAAATCAGATTTAGCTTCACTTTGAATGTAGCCTGTACAGTACAATTCTGCTTGTGATGCAAACATTTTCCTTGCTCTACCAGTTGCTAATAATGTTTGAAATGTCAAATACATTCATATTTCTTCTCAATTTCACTGGTCAGTTTGGTGGAAAAGGACAGTTGGTTGTTTGTGTTTGATAACTTCACATCTACAAAGGATTGCATTTGTTTTCTTGCTCTTATTTGAAGTGAACACATACCAGCAGTTTTGATTTGAGGAGACAACTTCAGGTCTGATATAGCTCTCTATCACacagacagaaatacacacacacacagtctgttagACTTTGGACTGTATGAGTCCGTCTCAGAGGATCGTGTAGTTAGGGGAATTATTTTCAGAAGACATCAGCTGTGGAAGGATGGAGATTGGCTGCGGGCGAGCAGGCAGCACTAAGGTGTAAACACGGGTGTCACCAGCATATGAAAATTGACTACcctatctctgtaccccacacatacaattatctgtaaggtccctcagtcgagacgTGATTTTCAAGCACATATTAAACCACAGAAACCAGGGAGGATTTCCAATaactcacaaagaagggcacctattcgTAGATTGGtgtaaataacattttaaaaagcagacactttgcacatggtgaagttattaactacactttggatggtgtatcaatacacccagtcactacaaagatataggcgtccttcctaactcagttaccggtgaggaaggaaactgctcagggatttcaccatgaggccaatgatattaatggctgtgatagcagaaaactgaagatggatcaacaacaatcgtagttactccacaatactaacctcaatggcagagtgaaaagaaggaagcctgtacagaatcaaaatattccaagacatgcatcctgtttgcaatatggcaacaacaaaaaagaggaGAGCGGAGTAGCAGaagtggcaaagaaattaactttttgtcctgaatacaaagagttatgtttggggcaaacgcATCACTGAGTACCCCtctttatattttcaagcatggtggctgcatcatgttatggttatgcttgtcttcagcaaagaTTAGGGGGTTAtttaggattttttttaaattatggattagagctaaacacaggcaaaatcctagaggaaaagaaaatcctggttgtctgctttccaccagacactgggagaaaaatttacctttcagcaggaccaacttaaaacacaaggcaaaatatacactggagttgcttaccaagacgacatagaattttcctgagtggcctagttagttttgacttaaatccgcTTGAGGATCTATGGCAAGATATGAAAATCATTGTACAATCCCGGTATGCATATATCCTGAAGACTTACACAAAAACactcagctgtaatcgctgccaaaggtgatgctaacatgtattgactcagggggttgaatacttatttaatcaagatatattagtgttttacttAAATTCTACAATTTAAAATGTTTTTCTTTGGCCTTGATATAGGGATCATTGACAAAATTTGacaattaaatatattttaatcccactttgtaacataacaaaatgtgtaaaaattcaaggggtgtgaatactttccaaagtcaCTATGTATAAACTCACTTTCTCCCAGCCCTTGGGTAGACTGGGGGCAGATGTACTAGGCATTGACCCGGTGGCAGACAGTATTGGGACAGCGGAGGTACATGCGTGGCATGATCCAGACCTGCGTGGCAATGTGCGCTACCGTGCCATCACTCTGGAGGAGCTCTCTGAAAAGGGGGGGCACGGAGCAGGGCAGTTTGACGCAGTGGTGGCCTCGGAGGTGGTGGAACATCTGGCTGACCTGGAAACCTTCACACTCTGCTGCAACCAGGTGCTCAAGGTGGGTCATGTGACTTGTCTCACATTCCACACACTCATGACTGTTCTCTCTGAGAGAACAGTCGCTTCATTGAGTTATCCGTGGTGTTTGGGTGTGCGTGATTTGTACTATCGACTATCTTTTGTGTTGACCTCTTTATCGGTCCAAGGGCCAGATGCCTCCAATCTCCTGGGTCAGTGTGTTGGAGGACAAATTAGTTGAAAGAGCACAAATCTTCCTAATCTCCTCTAATACCATTGCATCCAGATTCTCACTCTCTGGCCCAAATCTCTCAGCTGCTCTTTTAACACTGACCATCATAAATTATAATTTGTTCTGTACAATGTCATGTTTTAAAATAGCTTCATTGGTTGAGATGTAAAccagctctcatctctccatgTTAGTTGTGTGTACAGTCTCTGATGTGTTATAGATGAAGCATTCAAAGCCTGTCCCCTTTACCTGATCTTTCAGTAGTTTTTCTTCTTCTATTGAATTCTTATCTTATCAAACCTGTGTTGCTGCCTCTCAATTGACAATAATAGAGCCATCCGACGCAACACACATCTGTTGGATCACATTCATTAgtgtacacaacaacaacaaaaacattttgcaacggaaAAGGAAAAttagcatttcttattggaccagGTACCAGTCTGGGTAGTCTCTCCTGGTTTGGTGCCAAGTGAACACAGCCCTGGGTTGTAACGGTCTCCCTCCTGTGTGCAGCCAGGAGGCTCCCTCttcatcaccaccatcaacaaGACCCAGCTGTCGTACGCCCTGGCCATCGTGGCAGCAGAGGAGGTGCTACGCATCGTGCCCAGCGGGACCCATGACTGGGACAAGTTTGTCAGCCCCATGGAGCTGGAGCGCCTGCTAGAGTCCAGTGAGTCTGCCTGCTCTTCATTCACATGCTGCTACTTCTCTTCCTCACTCTCCTCTTAGCTCTTTCTACTGTCCCTTTTGGTATTTTACTATTGTGCTGGTGCCTCTTTTTGAAGGCATACTGGTGTCTATGTTTGGCTGTCTCGTTCTTTCATTCTCACTTTCCaataggtttgtgtgtgtgtgaccctctgtctctcgctctctttctcatccATTCTCGCTTTCTGTCTTTTCAATTGTCCCATTTTCTTATTTCTCATCTTCTTTCTCACCCattctttctctatccctctctatttctctctgaccTATTCCTCTCGATCTCTACTCCGTCCCAGATGGTTTCCATGTGGAGTCTATCCGAGGGATGCTGTATAACCCTCTATCAGGGGCCTGGAGCTGGACAGAGAGCACCAGCATCAACTACGCCCTGCACGCGGTCAAACTCGAGGAGGAACCGAACCTTGACGAGGACGACCCCGAAGACCCCACCGTGATAGTGGCCCAAGCTAAGGCCAGACGCTGGTACAACTGACTTGACCGCGGGAGAGAGTTGTCATAAGTGGTCTGCTGCAACACAGATCCTCTGATCTCTGAAGGGAAAGGCAATGGACCTGAAAAACACAAAGCATTTGAGAAAGTTATAGTTCAGTGCTTGATACAAATACATAGTGTTTTCTTTCAGCCAGGCCATGATTATTCTGTGAGTTCACAGCATAATGAGTCCATCTGAATTGCGTGAACTGTTTAAGCTTTCAAGGCTTGTCATTACAATGTCATCTGTTATGGTAGAAGTGTTCATCACCATGATTGACATCTCAGGTCTCTGATTTACTATTGAGCAAGATGTTTTCTTCAAAAATACAGTCACAATGTCTGTTCATCAAAATCCATTGTATGGATATTGTTTGTCTTGACATGCTTATTATGTCCTCCATTAGGAAATGAAATGGTTTCCTttaagattctctgatctgacgATTATTCCTCTCTAGTGTCATTTCAACAGTGTGAAGATATAGTCCAAATCAGTGATGT
Proteins encoded:
- the LOC115141398 gene encoding ubiquinone biosynthesis O-methyltransferase, mitochondrial-like isoform X3, whose amino-acid sequence is MGFAHVRIRSASKTTVDPNEVKRFQLLANKWWNEQGDFAALHSMNDLRVPFIRDNLLNAHGGRRPGKPLAGLRILDVGCGGGLLTEPLGRLGADVLGIDPVADSIGTAEVHAWHDPDLRGNVRYRAITLEELSEKGGHGAGQFDAVVASEVVEHLADLETFTLCCNQVLKPGGSLFITTINKTQLSYALAIVAAEEVLRIVPSGTHDWDKFVSPMELERLLESNGFHVESIRGMLYNPLSGAWSWTESTSINYALHAVKLEEEPNLDEDDPEDPTVIVAQAKARRWYN
- the LOC115141398 gene encoding ubiquinone biosynthesis O-methyltransferase, mitochondrial-like isoform X2; its protein translation is MYSKKFGRLILGFCTRCSTSVVNGTPTSTRTTVSWTSVCKHHTQFLERRSQMGFAHVRDNLLNAHGGRRPGKPLAGLRILDVGCGGGLLTEPLGRLGADVLGIDPVADSIGTAEVHAWHDPDLRGNVRYRAITLEELSEKGGHGAGQFDAVVASEVVEHLADLETFTLCCNQVLKPGGSLFITTINKTQLSYALAIVAAEEVLRIVPSGTHDWDKFVSPMELERLLESNGFHVESIRGMLYNPLSGAWSWTESTSINYALHAVKLEEEPNLDEDDPEDPTVIVAQAKARRWYN
- the LOC115141398 gene encoding ubiquinone biosynthesis O-methyltransferase, mitochondrial-like isoform X1 produces the protein MYSKKFGRLILGFCTRCSTSVVNGTPTSTRTTVSWTSVCKHHTQFLERRSQMGFAHVRIRSASKTTVDPNEVKRFQLLANKWWNEQGDFAALHSMNDLRVPFIRDNLLNAHGGRRPGKPLAGLRILDVGCGGGLLTEPLGRLGADVLGIDPVADSIGTAEVHAWHDPDLRGNVRYRAITLEELSEKGGHGAGQFDAVVASEVVEHLADLETFTLCCNQVLKPGGSLFITTINKTQLSYALAIVAAEEVLRIVPSGTHDWDKFVSPMELERLLESNGFHVESIRGMLYNPLSGAWSWTESTSINYALHAVKLEEEPNLDEDDPEDPTVIVAQAKARRWYN